The genomic DNA ACACCCAGTAACATTTCGAACCTGGAAGTTAAGCCCATAAACGCTGAAAGTACTTGGGGGGCAGCCCCCTGGGAGGATAGGAAGTTGCCAATCTTTTTTATTTTTTGTAAAAAATTAAAAAAAATGCTTATAATAGCATTTTTAATGCTACTATAAGCCCCAATAAAATTATAGTTGTATTAAATTTTTGTTGACTCATTATCTTTAATAACTTTTTAGCTAGAAAAACACCTAGAAATATAGTAGGAATAGCAATAGCTCCTCTAGAAATAGTAAATGTATTAATATTTTTAAAAATAAATATATACATAAATAATTTAATTATATTAATAGCGGTAAAGAATATGGCTCTAGTTCCTATAAAATTATCTTTATCTTGTTTGTAACTAAGCAAATATATGTTAAATATAGGACCTGAAACATTGGCTAAATATGATGAGGCACCACCAAAAATTCCAAAAATCCACGAAAGCTTTGTTAATTTGTTTTCATATTTTTTCAGAAAAAAGATAATACTTGCAAATATAATAATAGTTGCAATAATTTTTCTAAAAATATCTTCAGATATAGAGTTAGCAAATATAGAGGCAATAATCATACCAAGCACTGAAAATGGAATAAGTTTCAAAACAATTTTTTTATCATAACTTTTTCGGTATAAATACGAAACATATAAATCTGCCACTAAAAAAGGAACAAACATAATTCCATTACCTAATTTTGATCCATAAATTGAAACTATTATCGGAGAGAAAAGAATAGCAGTGGACATTCCCATTAAACTAAATCCCATTCCAATTCCAACTATTAACATAAATAAAATTTCCCAAATATCCATAGTTCCTCCTAAACCGATATATGAATTAGAATAAATATAAAGATGATACCACCCAAAATTTTATGACTTTTAAAAAATATTTTTTTATATTTAAGAGGAACTTTTTTTACTAAAAAAGGTAAAGATCCTAATATCCAAAAAAGTATTAATAATAAAAGACCGCTTAAACCAGTATATTTTTGTAAAACTGATGGATAAGCTAAAAGCATACTTATTCCATGTAGAGTTCCTAAAAATATAGTAGTAATACCCAAAATTTTATGTAATTGAAGATGACTAAACTTTCCTTTAAGAAAATGTTTAAAAAAATCTTTATATTTATAATTTATTATAAATACGCTGACGGTTAAAAGTGCTGATATAAAAGCTAAAGAGCCAATAAAAGTTATAATATCTTTTAAATTCATATAAATCCTCCCATATATTAATATAAATATATTCTAAATAAACTAAAAAATCCTTTCTAAGAATGATATAATAATAAAAAAAGAAAAGGAGCGGTTATGAAAAAAGTTGTTTTTTTAGATAGAGATGGAACAATAAACATTGAAAAATCTTATCTACATAAATGGGAAGATTTTGAATTTGAAAAAAATGCTATTGAGGGATTAAAAGAATTAAAAGACTTAGGATATGAATTCATAGTGGTTACAAACCAATCTGGAATAGGCAGAGGTTATTATACTGAAGAAGATTTAGAAACTTTAAATGATAGAATGGTAACTGAATTAAAAAAATTTGGAATAGAAATTTTAGAGTGTTTCTATTGTCCACATCATCCGGAAAAAGGAGAAGGAAAATATAAGATTGAGTGTGATTGTAGAAAGCCTAACCCAGGGATGTTATTAGAAGGAATAAAAAAATATAATGTAGATGTAAATAATTCCTTTATGATTGGAGATAAAAAGGGAGATTTAAAGGCAGGAGAAAAAGCTAGTTTAAAATCTATACTGGTTTTAACTGGTTATGGAGAGAAAACAGCAGCTAATTTGAAAGAAGAATATCCAATAGCTAAAGATTTATTAGAGGTTGCTGAAATTATAAAACAAATAAAAAAAACTGGATGTTAGTCCAGTTTTTTTTATAAGAAAATTTTTATTAAAACAATAGCAATAACAATTTGACTTAAACCAACTAATAAACCGTATAAAGAAGCTTTAGGTCCTTGTTTAATAAGCTCTCCTATATTAACTCTCATACCGATTCCAGCTAAAGCTATAATCTCAAATTGAGATGAAATCATTTTAAATACTTTTGATACCTGAGGAGGTATTAATCCAAAAGTAAAAAGAGTGCATAAAATAAAAAAACCTGTTATATACCAAGGTATAGAAATTTTAGTTTTCTTTTTAGCGTAAGCTTCTTCTTCTAAAGCAAATTCAGTATCTACTTCTAATTCTTTATTGTGAAATTCTTTAGAAAGCCAGATAACAATAACAACAAGAAAAACAATCCTAACAATTTTAAAAATTGTAGACATTTCAAGAACGTTATGATTAACCATACTTCCAGCAGCGATAACTTGTCCAACTGATTGTAAAATTCCACCTAAAAGGGCAGAAGTTTGAAGAGTTTCAAAATTATATAAGAAACCTGCAATTGGAACTAAAGCAAACATTAAAAGAGTACCTGTAAGATTTACAATAGTGATAGAGATACCTTTATCATTTTCTTCTGCATTTATAACAGGAGAACTTGCTCCGATAGCAGACGATCCACAAACTGCGTTACCACTGGCCATTAGTGCTCTAAAATGCTTTGAAAATCCAAGTTTTTTACCAATAAACATTGTTATTCCAATAGTTAAGGCCATTTGAAGAACTATAAAAATAATTCCAGAGAAACCTAATTGTAAAATAGTATTTATGCTTAATGTTCCACCAAGTAAAACAATTGAATATGATAGTAAATCACTTTCTGAAAATTTAGATCCAGAAGCGAAAATTTTTGACTTTGCAAAAGTATTTCCCGACAGAAGTCCTAGAAAAATAGCAAGTGGCGCACCACCAATGCTTGGGACAAATTTCCCAAGGAAAACTCCAAGTTGCGCTAGTAAAATACAAAGAAACAAACCAGGAATTATCTTTTTAATGTAACTAAATAAGTTCAAAATAAAAAACCTCCTAAAATATATTGTTATTTTAATTACAATATAACATATTTTTATTTAATTTAACAGCTTTTTTTGAATCGTGGGTCAAAAATTTGTAAAAGGGTCTATAAATTGACTAATAAATCTAATTATGGTAATATATTTAGTAACAAATAAGTACAAAAAAGCTAGGAAGGACGTAAGGATGTTTGGAGATTTATTAAAGAAGATTTTCGGTACAAGAAATGATAGGGAAGTTAAAAGAATTAAAAAATTAGTAACAATGATAAACTCAATGGAACCTGAAATAGAAAAACTTTCAGATGAAGAGTTAAAGGGGAAAACTTACGAATTTAGACAAAGATTAGAAAAAGGGGAAACATTAGATGATATCTTAGTTGAAGCATTTGCAGTTGTAAGAGAAGCTTCAAAAAGAGTTCATGGAATGAGACACTATGATGTCCAATTAATAGGTGGTATAGTGCTTCATGAAGGAAAAATAACTGAAATGAAGACAGGAGAAGGTAAAACATTAGTTGCGACAGCACCAGTTTACCTAAATGCCTTAAGTGGAAAAGGAGTACACGTAATAACTGTTAATGATTATCTTGCACAAAGAGATAGAGAATTAATGGGAAGAGTTTATGATTTCTTAGGATTAAAATCTGGAGTAATTATAAATGGAATGGAAAATGCGGCAAGAAAGGCTGCTTATGAAGCAGACATAACATATGGTACAAATTCAGAGTTTGGATTTGATTACTTAAGAGATAACATGGTAAACAAAGTTGAAGATAAGGTTCAAAGACCTTTAAATTTCTGTATAGTTGACGAGGTAGACTCAATCCTAATAGATGAGGCTAGAACGCCTTTAATCATATCAGGAGCGGCTTCAGAAACAACAAAATGGTATTCAATTTTCTGCCAAGTAGCATTTAGATTAGATAGAAGCTTTGAAACAGAAAAAATAAAAGATGCTAAAACAAAAAAAGAGATGAATATTCCTGATGAACAATGGGGAGACTATGAAGTAGATGAAAAGGCTAGAAACATAGTTTTA from Candidatus Cetobacterium colombiensis includes the following:
- a CDS encoding sulfite exporter TauE/SafE family protein, with translation MDIWEILFMLIVGIGMGFSLMGMSTAILFSPIIVSIYGSKLGNGIMFVPFLVADLYVSYLYRKSYDKKIVLKLIPFSVLGMIIASIFANSISEDIFRKIIATIIIFASIIFFLKKYENKLTKLSWIFGIFGGASSYLANVSGPIFNIYLLSYKQDKDNFIGTRAIFFTAINIIKLFMYIFIFKNINTFTISRGAIAIPTIFLGVFLAKKLLKIMSQQKFNTTIILLGLIVALKMLL
- the gmhB gene encoding D-glycero-beta-D-manno-heptose 1,7-bisphosphate 7-phosphatase encodes the protein MKKVVFLDRDGTINIEKSYLHKWEDFEFEKNAIEGLKELKDLGYEFIVVTNQSGIGRGYYTEEDLETLNDRMVTELKKFGIEILECFYCPHHPEKGEGKYKIECDCRKPNPGMLLEGIKKYNVDVNNSFMIGDKKGDLKAGEKASLKSILVLTGYGEKTAANLKEEYPIAKDLLEVAEIIKQIKKTGC
- a CDS encoding YeiH family protein, with amino-acid sequence MNLFSYIKKIIPGLFLCILLAQLGVFLGKFVPSIGGAPLAIFLGLLSGNTFAKSKIFASGSKFSESDLLSYSIVLLGGTLSINTILQLGFSGIIFIVLQMALTIGITMFIGKKLGFSKHFRALMASGNAVCGSSAIGASSPVINAEENDKGISITIVNLTGTLLMFALVPIAGFLYNFETLQTSALLGGILQSVGQVIAAGSMVNHNVLEMSTIFKIVRIVFLVVIVIWLSKEFHNKELEVDTEFALEEEAYAKKKTKISIPWYITGFFILCTLFTFGLIPPQVSKVFKMISSQFEIIALAGIGMRVNIGELIKQGPKASLYGLLVGLSQIVIAIVLIKIFL